DNA from Actinomyces sp. oral taxon 897:
CACGCTCAGGGCCGTCTCCAGGCCGGTCATGCCGAAGGCGCCCGCCGCCCACTCGCAGTCCTTGGACTCCAGGGGGTGGGGGGCGTGGTCGGTGCCCACCACGTCGATGGTGCCATCGGCCAGGGCGGCGCGCACCGCCTCGACGTCGGCGGCCGTGCGCAGCGGCGGGTTGACCTTGTACAGGGGCGAGTAGGAGCGGGCCAGCTCGTCGGTCAGCAGCAGGTGGTGGGGGGTGACCTCGGCGGTGACGTCAATGCCGCGGGCCTTGGCCCAGCGGATAATGTCCACGCTGCCAGCGGTGGACAGGTGGCACACGTGCAGGCGGCTCCCCACGTGCCCGGCCAGGAGCACGTCGCGGGCGATGACGGACTCCTCGGCCACGGCCGGCCAGCCGCGCAGGCCCAGCTCGGCGGAGACCGCCCCCTCGTGCATCTGGGAGCCCTCGGTCAGGCGCGGGTCCTGGGCGTGCTGGGCGATGACGCCGTCGAAGGCCTTGACGTACTCCAGGGCGCGACGCATGAGGACGGGGTCGGCCACGCACCTGCCGTCGTCGGAGAAGACCCGCACGCGGGCGGCGCTATGGGCCATGGCGCCCATGTCGGACAGGTGGCGTCCCTCCAGGCCCGCGCTCACGGCGCCCACGGGGTGGACGTCCACCCAGCCGGCCTCCCGCCCCAGGCGCAGCACCTGCTCGACCACCCCGGCGCTGTCCTGCACCGGGGTGGTATTGGCCATGGCGAACACGGCCGTGTAGCCGCCCACGGCGGCGGCCCGGGTGCCGGTGAAGACGGTCTCGGCCGACTCCCCCCCGGGCTGGCGCAGGTGGGTGTGGATGTCCACCAGGCCGGGCAGGGCCACCAGGCCGTCCAGGTCGTGGCGCACCGTGCCCGCGGGCGCCTGGGCGGCGGCGTCGGGGCCGATCGCCGCAATACGGCCGTCGGCGGTCAGGACGTCGGCGGGGTCCTCGCCGTAGGGGCGGACCCCGGTCAGGAGGTGGGCGGTCACAGCTGGTTCCCTTCGTCAGCCAGGAGGAGGTAGAGGGCGGCCATACGCACCGACACGCCGTTGCCGACCTGCTCGATGACGCGCGAGCGCGGGTCGTCGGCGGCCTCGGCGGTGATCTCCAGGCCGCGGTTCATGGGCCCGGGGTGCATGACAATGGCGTGGTCGGGCATGGCCCGGCGCCGGGTGAGGTCCAGGCCGTAGGCGCGCGAGTACTCGTCGGGGCTGGGGAAGAACCCCCCGCCCGCCGCGCTCATGCGCTCACGCTGGACGCGCAGCATCATGACGGCGTCGGGCCGGACGGCCTGGATGGTGGCGTCCAGGTCGTAGGAGACCGAGCAGGTCCAGTTCTCCATGCCCACCGGCAGGAGGGTGGGCGGGGCCACCAGGGTGACCCGGGCGCCCAGGGTGGTCAGCAGGTCCACGTTGGAGCGGGCCACGCGCGAGTGCAGCACGTCACCGACGATGACGACCTCGGCCCCGGCCAGGTCCCGCCCCTGGGGGGCGGGGCTGCCGTCGCCCGCCCCGGTGCCGGGGACGTACCAGCGGCGCAGGGTCATGGCGTCCAGGAGCGCCTGGGTGGGGTGCTGGTGGGTGCCGTCCCCGGCGTTGAGGACGGGGACGTTGATCCACCCGGCGTGGGCCAGCAGGTGGGCGGCCCCGCAGGCGCGGTGGCGGATGACGACGGCGTCGGCCCCCATGGCCATAATCGTCTGGGCGGTGTCCTTCAGGGACTCCCCCTTGGAGACGCTCGAGCCCTTGGCGGAGAAGTTCATGACGTCGGCGCTCAGGCGCTTGGCGGCCGCCTCGAAGGACAGGCGGGTGCGGGTGGAGTCCTCGAAGAAGAGGTTGACCACCGTCCTGCCGCGCAGGGTGGGCAGCTTCTTGACGGCGTGGCGCTGGGTGGCGGCCATGGCCTCGGCGGTGTCCAGGACCATGACGGCCTCGTCGTGGGTCAGGTCCCTGGCGCTGAGCAGGTGCCTCATCGGGTGGCCTCCCGGGGGTCGGTGGCGGGCAGGATGGTGACCGAGTCGGCCGGGGCCCCGAGCTCGGTCAGGGCGACGACGACCTTCTCGGAGCGCGACGTCGGCAGGTTCTTACCCACGTAGTCGGCGCGGATGGGCAGCTCCCGGTGGCCGCGGTCCACCAGGACGGCGAGCTGGACGGCGCGGGCCCGCCCGATCGAGCCCAGGGCGTCCAGGGCGGCGCGGATGGTGCGCCCGGAGTACAGGACGTCGTCGACCAGGATGACGGTCCGCCCGTCGATACCGCCCTCGGGCACCCAGGTGGGCCGGGGCACGCGGATGGGGTGGCGTCCCAGGTCGTCGCGGAACATGGTGATGTCCAGGGTGCCCACGGGCACGGCCGGGGCGGCCGGGGCGGCGGTGGCGCCCGACGCCGCGGCCTGGCTGGCGGTGGCCAGGGCGCGTGCCAGGCGCTGGGCCAGGGGCACGCCGCCGCTGGGGATCCCCATAATGACCAGGTCGCTGACACCCCGGTTGC
Protein-coding regions in this window:
- a CDS encoding dihydroorotase; amino-acid sequence: MTAHLLTGVRPYGEDPADVLTADGRIAAIGPDAAAQAPAGTVRHDLDGLVALPGLVDIHTHLRQPGGESAETVFTGTRAAAVGGYTAVFAMANTTPVQDSAGVVEQVLRLGREAGWVDVHPVGAVSAGLEGRHLSDMGAMAHSAARVRVFSDDGRCVADPVLMRRALEYVKAFDGVIAQHAQDPRLTEGSQMHEGAVSAELGLRGWPAVAEESVIARDVLLAGHVGSRLHVCHLSTAGSVDIIRWAKARGIDVTAEVTPHHLLLTDELARSYSPLYKVNPPLRTAADVEAVRAALADGTIDVVGTDHAPHPLESKDCEWAAGAFGMTGLETALSVLIETMVAPGRMTWRDLARVMSSAPARIGRLTDQGQGLEVGAPANITLVDPGVRRTVDPRAQWTRSANTPYAGMELPGQVVATFLHGRPTVLAGEPVAREEA
- a CDS encoding aspartate carbamoyltransferase catalytic subunit produces the protein MRHLLSARDLTHDEAVMVLDTAEAMAATQRHAVKKLPTLRGRTVVNLFFEDSTRTRLSFEAAAKRLSADVMNFSAKGSSVSKGESLKDTAQTIMAMGADAVVIRHRACGAAHLLAHAGWINVPVLNAGDGTHQHPTQALLDAMTLRRWYVPGTGAGDGSPAPQGRDLAGAEVVIVGDVLHSRVARSNVDLLTTLGARVTLVAPPTLLPVGMENWTCSVSYDLDATIQAVRPDAVMMLRVQRERMSAAGGGFFPSPDEYSRAYGLDLTRRRAMPDHAIVMHPGPMNRGLEITAEAADDPRSRVIEQVGNGVSVRMAALYLLLADEGNQL
- the pyrR gene encoding bifunctional pyr operon transcriptional regulator/uracil phosphoribosyltransferase PyrR, with product MAELSDVGSAPPEGKRILGEPEVARSLLRIAHEVIERNRGVSDLVIMGIPSGGVPLAQRLARALATASQAAASGATAAPAAPAVPVGTLDITMFRDDLGRHPIRVPRPTWVPEGGIDGRTVILVDDVLYSGRTIRAALDALGSIGRARAVQLAVLVDRGHRELPIRADYVGKNLPTSRSEKVVVALTELGAPADSVTILPATDPREATR